GATCGAATCCGCTCCTTTTCGCGAGAAGTCCGAGACCTTGCGTCCCGGCCCGGAACTCACCATAGCCCGACGGCCCCGCCCTTTCTTGAAGGGAATTGCCCTCCGGAGGCGATGATGGGAAAAAAACGCGAGCCCCGAAAGACGGCGAACCGCATGCGCTTCTGGCGATCCCCTCTCCTGCCGGGGATTCTTTTCATGGACGGCTCCTGTCGCGACGTCGTCTTCTCCCGCCACAGCCACGAGACCTACGCCTTCGGCGTCGTCGAAGAGGGGGCCCTCGGCTTCCGCTATCGGGGCCGGGACTTCGTGGCCACGCCGGGGACGGTGAACCTCGCCGTTCCCGGCGAGATCCACGACGGCCGCGGCGCCTCCGGTGAGGGGTGGCGCTACCGCATGGCCTATGTCGACGTGGCCGAGATGCTGAGGGTGACGACAGGCCTCCGCGAGGGGGAAGGCCCTCCCTTCATCGCCCCCGGCGTTCTGGCCGACGCCGAGCTGGCCCGGTTCTTCCGCGGCTTCCACGAAAGCCTCCGGACGGGCGGGCTCGACGGGCTTTCGGCCTCGACGGCCTGGACGCTCTTCGCCTGCCACCTTCTGCGGCGCCACGGAGAAAGAACCGGCGAGCGGCCGTCGCCCCTTCCCTCGGTCGGACGGGTCCGCTCCTTCCTGGAGGAGAACATGGACCGCAACGTCTCCCTCGAGGAGCTGGCGTCGCTCGTCTCGG
The DNA window shown above is from Aminithiophilus ramosus and carries:
- a CDS encoding helix-turn-helix domain-containing protein — encoded protein: MGKKREPRKTANRMRFWRSPLLPGILFMDGSCRDVVFSRHSHETYAFGVVEEGALGFRYRGRDFVATPGTVNLAVPGEIHDGRGASGEGWRYRMAYVDVAEMLRVTTGLREGEGPPFIAPGVLADAELARFFRGFHESLRTGGLDGLSASTAWTLFACHLLRRHGERTGERPSPLPSVGRVRSFLEENMDRNVSLEELASLVSASPWHLLRAFRRETGLPPHAYQIQLRIREAQRKLLAGTAPVQVAAEVGFADQSHLTRWFRRIVGTTPAAFLRDTGPARGTGPFPADDGPRTRSEGAPSPRRGVALEPSSESAGEEG